One Paenibacillus riograndensis SBR5 DNA segment encodes these proteins:
- a CDS encoding endo-beta-N-acetylglucosaminidase, with protein sequence MNIPTGTKSLPKLTSALLAAALLVSGLPMTAYAGDTWPFKGDSAPGANQPNVHGYTSSHIANWSPQTDPDAELLRSRVPLQERIAPFAATQANPALSPQTRMMNVAGDYGNAFIENAPYTNKFAQYHFNFWQYIDYYSYWHGTATAYTPPEYYDELAQKDWQQKWFEFGMLNIPNPTYTDAAHKNGVMSLAGIFFSNNDRGQQTYQQMIVRDEQGNFPVAEKLIEMAQYFGFDGYFINQEEMSPNVAVADIPDYIAFMKALQKGGLYVQWYDSLNTQTGANTFARTLNDSNISMLVDKSTKEPVSNSFFFDYGAGNTQITGANNYLANLNSSLGTSYSLYDVGYAGLEAGRDRFKPVNGSALAAKLDAASLPRLSLATLGADFVHAGLDEDMGLSYPVSHRSENDYQWMTHLREQLWWSGPNVNPKNTAKPAANTVSDVYADNRYWPGISSVIAERSVIKDNNFYTNFNTGHGLSYYVNGAVSSNEEWSNMSLQDIPVTWQWWQETTGNRLTVDFDYGPGYNLSGTERYKYKQLGGFNGGSSLVVNGNLNAENFLRLYKTELSLKAGSKLSISYNKPSAANSSSMSVGIILADDPNTVVKVPVPDSGRKTSGWVTKELDLSAYAGRTAAAFGLVFNPGQGVVNNYQMNIGQIRITDGTAVKPAAPAGLTIAKAFRDTNEMVVEWKLDPDYNKVKQYNVYVNDVYMGGKYDEVFYLKRLPAKSGRLKVVAVGADGREGDAATLNFNLNAAVSNLKVNSQADGKFDVSWSNTGSTAGGVTVRVQSVNWITTAEPVQQQMVVPAGSTSAEFTGMPVNGDDYIVTVTAGPADPVSVSGHFIDTIAEPYAEAWSWNQDILNLPMPNTRDWRYLYVYEDGVAKSFATTYSSGNKPMIVRGRTTKASLSFRSTANVVYVVMEDYAGNRSEPVYLKGSH encoded by the coding sequence ATGAATATTCCCACCGGTACCAAATCACTTCCTAAGCTGACATCTGCATTGTTGGCTGCTGCTTTGCTAGTTTCAGGTCTTCCCATGACGGCGTATGCCGGCGACACATGGCCTTTTAAAGGAGACAGTGCTCCTGGTGCCAACCAGCCCAATGTTCATGGTTATACCAGCAGCCATATTGCCAACTGGAGTCCCCAGACTGATCCGGATGCCGAGCTGCTTAGATCACGCGTGCCGCTGCAGGAGCGGATCGCCCCTTTTGCTGCGACTCAGGCGAACCCGGCGCTCAGTCCGCAGACGCGGATGATGAATGTGGCAGGCGACTACGGCAACGCATTTATTGAGAATGCCCCGTATACGAACAAGTTTGCGCAGTACCATTTTAACTTCTGGCAGTATATCGATTATTACTCCTACTGGCATGGCACGGCAACCGCGTATACCCCGCCGGAATATTATGATGAGCTGGCCCAGAAGGACTGGCAGCAGAAATGGTTCGAATTCGGGATGCTGAATATCCCCAACCCGACTTATACGGATGCGGCGCATAAAAATGGCGTGATGTCCTTAGCCGGCATTTTCTTTTCCAACAACGACCGCGGCCAGCAGACCTACCAGCAGATGATCGTCCGGGATGAGCAGGGAAATTTCCCGGTCGCTGAAAAGCTGATTGAAATGGCACAGTATTTTGGTTTTGACGGTTATTTTATCAATCAGGAAGAAATGAGCCCGAATGTGGCAGTAGCCGATATCCCGGATTACATCGCATTTATGAAAGCGCTGCAAAAAGGCGGGCTGTATGTCCAATGGTACGATTCGCTGAATACTCAGACCGGCGCGAACACGTTCGCGCGGACGTTGAATGATTCCAACATCTCTATGCTGGTCGATAAAAGCACAAAGGAGCCGGTGTCCAATTCCTTTTTCTTTGATTATGGAGCCGGCAACACCCAGATTACGGGTGCCAACAATTATTTGGCCAATCTGAATAGCAGCCTGGGCACCAGCTACAGCTTGTATGATGTGGGGTATGCAGGCCTGGAAGCAGGACGGGACCGGTTTAAGCCGGTTAATGGTTCAGCTCTTGCTGCCAAGCTGGATGCGGCCAGTCTGCCGAGACTTAGTCTGGCTACGCTTGGTGCCGATTTTGTACACGCCGGTCTGGATGAAGACATGGGGCTGTCCTATCCCGTCTCCCACAGGTCGGAGAATGATTACCAGTGGATGACGCATTTGCGTGAGCAGCTGTGGTGGTCGGGACCTAATGTGAATCCCAAGAATACTGCGAAGCCAGCCGCCAACACCGTCTCAGATGTCTATGCCGACAACCGCTATTGGCCGGGGATTTCTTCTGTGATTGCAGAACGTTCGGTCATTAAGGATAATAACTTTTATACCAACTTCAATACCGGGCACGGGTTGTCGTATTATGTGAACGGTGCGGTCTCCAGCAATGAGGAATGGTCCAACATGAGCCTGCAGGACATCCCTGTTACCTGGCAATGGTGGCAGGAGACAACAGGCAACAGGCTTACTGTGGATTTCGACTATGGACCCGGATACAATCTCTCGGGCACAGAGCGCTATAAGTATAAGCAGCTCGGCGGGTTTAACGGCGGCAGCTCGCTGGTGGTGAACGGAAATCTGAATGCAGAGAACTTCCTGCGTTTATACAAAACAGAGCTTAGCCTGAAGGCAGGCTCCAAGCTGTCCATTAGCTACAATAAGCCGTCGGCTGCGAATTCATCGTCGATGTCGGTGGGCATCATTCTGGCAGATGATCCGAATACTGTGGTCAAAGTGCCGGTTCCGGACAGCGGCCGCAAGACGAGCGGCTGGGTAACGAAGGAGCTGGATCTAAGCGCTTATGCAGGCCGGACGGCCGCTGCGTTTGGACTTGTCTTTAATCCAGGCCAAGGGGTTGTGAACAATTATCAGATGAATATTGGACAGATCCGGATTACCGATGGTACTGCCGTGAAACCTGCGGCTCCGGCTGGACTTACAATTGCCAAGGCATTCCGCGATACGAACGAAATGGTTGTAGAGTGGAAGCTGGACCCTGATTACAATAAGGTTAAGCAATATAATGTCTATGTCAATGATGTATATATGGGCGGAAAATATGATGAGGTGTTCTACCTCAAGCGGCTTCCGGCTAAATCCGGGAGGCTCAAAGTTGTGGCCGTCGGTGCAGATGGGCGGGAAGGCGATGCCGCAACCCTGAATTTTAATCTGAATGCGGCTGTCTCCAATCTAAAAGTGAACTCCCAAGCAGACGGGAAATTTGACGTTAGCTGGTCAAATACCGGCAGTACGGCAGGGGGCGTTACCGTCCGCGTGCAGTCCGTGAACTGGATTACTACGGCGGAGCCGGTGCAGCAGCAAATGGTTGTTCCTGCAGGTTCCACCTCGGCAGAATTCACCGGTATGCCGGTGAATGGCGATGATTACATCGTTACTGTTACCGCAGGCCCTGCCGATCCGGTCTCGGTGAGCGGGCATTTTATTGACACCATCGCCGAACCCTATGCGGAAGCCTGGTCCTGGAATCAGGACATCCTGAATCTGCCGATGCCAAACACCAGAGACTGGCGGTATCTGTATGTGTATGAGGATGGGGTGGCGAAATCTTTTGCAACCACCTACAGCTCCGGCAATAAGCCGATGATTGTCCGGGGACGGACCACCAAAGCTTCTCTCAGCTTCCGCTCGACAGCTAATGTTGTGTATGTCGTGATGGAGGACTATGCAGGCAACCGCTCTGAGCCGGTGTATCTGAAAGGCAGCCATTAA
- the hmpA gene encoding NO-inducible flavohemoprotein: MLSKQTRDIVKSTAPVLAEHGTAITSVFYRNLFAAHPELLNVFNHANQAQGRQQAALANAVYAAAVHIDNLENILPAVVQIAHKHVSLGIKPEQYPIVGEFLLKAIKEVLGDAATDDILKAWEEAYGVIADAFIGVEAQMYKEAREQENGWNFFKPFTVVRKEQESESITSFYLKPADGSGVPAFKPGQYISVRVLIPGEQYTMIRQYSLSQASKPDEFRISVKREADNDPNGVVSVYLHTQVNEGDTVEVSPPAGEFLLDTAKTTPVAFISGGVGITPMMSMLETVAVSTPDRPTVFLHAARNESLAAFGEDIEKHALNMSNIQYKTYFSDGPDGQITREALEAYVDPTGDAYVCGPVPFMEAMIRNLLAMGMKEEQIHYEFFGPALQLEHA; this comes from the coding sequence ATCTTATCCAAACAAACACGCGATATTGTCAAATCCACAGCCCCTGTATTAGCGGAACACGGCACAGCCATTACATCGGTGTTCTACCGGAACCTGTTTGCGGCCCATCCAGAACTTCTGAATGTATTTAATCATGCCAATCAGGCCCAAGGCCGGCAGCAGGCAGCACTCGCGAATGCGGTGTATGCCGCAGCAGTTCACATTGACAACCTGGAAAATATTTTGCCGGCGGTTGTTCAGATCGCCCACAAGCATGTCAGCCTTGGCATTAAGCCGGAGCAGTATCCGATTGTCGGCGAGTTTTTGCTGAAAGCCATCAAGGAAGTGCTAGGCGACGCAGCAACGGACGACATCCTGAAGGCCTGGGAAGAAGCCTATGGCGTGATTGCCGATGCCTTCATCGGTGTTGAAGCGCAAATGTATAAGGAAGCCCGGGAGCAGGAAAACGGCTGGAACTTCTTCAAACCGTTTACGGTTGTCCGCAAGGAACAGGAAAGCGAAAGTATTACATCCTTCTATCTGAAACCGGCAGACGGTTCCGGCGTACCGGCGTTCAAGCCGGGGCAGTATATCTCTGTGCGTGTTCTGATTCCGGGTGAACAATACACCATGATCCGCCAGTACAGCCTGTCCCAGGCGTCAAAGCCGGATGAGTTCCGCATCTCCGTAAAGCGGGAAGCCGACAATGATCCAAATGGTGTAGTCTCTGTCTACCTTCACACACAGGTGAACGAAGGGGATACGGTGGAAGTAAGCCCGCCTGCCGGTGAATTCCTGCTGGATACGGCCAAAACCACACCTGTCGCGTTTATTTCGGGCGGTGTAGGAATCACGCCGATGATGAGCATGCTCGAAACGGTGGCCGTGTCCACACCGGACCGTCCTACGGTTTTCCTGCACGCTGCGCGCAATGAATCGCTTGCCGCTTTTGGTGAGGATATTGAAAAACATGCTTTGAACATGAGCAACATTCAATATAAAACCTATTTCTCGGACGGCCCCGATGGTCAAATCACCCGTGAAGCACTAGAAGCGTATGTTGATCCTACAGGCGATGCCTATGTGTGCGGACCGGTTCCCTTCATGGAAGCTATGATCCGCAACCTCCTGGCGATGGGGATGAAAGAAGAACAAATTCATTATGAGTTTTTTGGTCCGGCCCTGCAATTAGAACATGCGTAG
- a CDS encoding Crp/Fnr family transcriptional regulator gives MPEHSCQNAAEPCTRKVPIFASLSGADLSRISAMIIHRKYAKGQALILEEQPTDTLFIIQQGQVKLSKMTPQGKEQILHILTAGDFFGELSIFNSDELSNFSAYALKDTSICMLTRADMERIMLDNPDIAFKLLKTVTKRLAHTENLAQSLATKDPEIRIAYMILELSDIYGKMRGGRIHIDLPLSREELANYAGVTRETISRKFAIFEDLGLIELIGNKRMVIRNRPSLEKYMD, from the coding sequence ATGCCGGAACATTCCTGTCAAAATGCCGCAGAGCCCTGTACCCGCAAGGTGCCGATCTTTGCTTCATTGTCTGGTGCCGACCTCTCCCGGATCAGCGCCATGATTATCCACCGGAAATATGCCAAGGGACAGGCGCTGATTCTGGAAGAGCAGCCGACCGATACCTTGTTCATTATCCAGCAGGGGCAAGTGAAATTGTCCAAAATGACGCCGCAGGGGAAGGAGCAGATCCTGCACATTTTAACCGCAGGCGATTTTTTTGGTGAGCTTAGCATCTTTAACAGCGATGAGCTCAGCAACTTCAGCGCTTATGCATTGAAAGACACCAGCATCTGCATGCTGACCAGAGCGGATATGGAGCGGATCATGCTGGACAATCCGGACATCGCCTTCAAGCTGTTAAAGACGGTTACCAAAAGACTGGCCCATACTGAAAATCTGGCGCAAAGTCTGGCAACCAAGGACCCGGAAATCCGCATCGCCTACATGATTCTGGAGCTTAGCGATATCTATGGTAAAATGCGCGGCGGCCGTATTCATATCGATCTCCCGCTGTCCCGTGAAGAGCTGGCAAATTATGCAGGGGTCACCCGGGAAACGATCAGCAGGAAATTTGCTATCTTTGAAGACTTGGGGCTGATTGAACTGATCGGCAACAAACGGATGGTTATACGGAACCGGCCCTCCTTGGAGAAATACATGGATTGA
- a CDS encoding hemerythrin domain-containing protein: MTGPSLRQLNAHHAIHQGGLSGAVAKTEEVENLLEIHELEVARQAADHLVEYWETRILSHAEAEEEGFYPEMAANHPSLQDAVTKLTRDHELLRTIVADIKSMLNEDGLTPEVIQQFHALLVVNAIHSRDEERLLLEEPSV, from the coding sequence ATGACAGGACCCTCATTACGCCAGCTGAACGCCCATCATGCGATTCATCAAGGCGGGCTGTCCGGAGCAGTTGCCAAGACGGAAGAAGTTGAGAACCTGCTGGAGATTCACGAATTAGAGGTCGCGCGCCAAGCGGCTGATCACCTCGTCGAGTACTGGGAAACCAGGATACTCAGCCACGCGGAAGCAGAGGAAGAAGGATTCTACCCGGAGATGGCAGCTAATCACCCGAGCCTGCAGGATGCTGTAACGAAGCTAACCCGTGATCATGAGCTGCTTCGCACAATCGTTGCGGATATCAAAAGTATGCTTAATGAAGACGGCCTTACACCGGAGGTTATTCAGCAGTTTCATGCCCTTTTAGTGGTGAACGCTATTCATAGCCGGGATGAGGAAAGGCTGCTGCTGGAGGAGCCGTCAGTATAA
- a CDS encoding NAD(P)/FAD-dependent oxidoreductase has product MSKHYVIVGSGVAAVHAAKAIRDQDPDTEISIFGEEAHLPYNRIKLTKGLFTDLHSDKVLIKKEKWYKDNRITVHTSTRVTHVNTDRRQVETADGRQIAYHKLLLCMGARNRALPVEGAELKNVHTLRDLQDADRLKASLESGNRIVVIGGGVQGLETAWALHEAGYEVTVVEAAPRLMIRQLDETSSQMLKETLEQAGVKVILHSGVTSITGEEAVTGVTLDDETTVACDHVVYSIGIVPNTTLVKDTPIDTRSGIIVNPNMETSAPHVYAAGDIAEMNGQVEGLWGGAMEQGRVAGNNMAASEPAAYRKAVPVTFFNAFGISLFSIGMTVESQCDLSVSAQENGIYTQIFVKDHTITGAISWEGAAASLVYKSAIETGCSLEGIDLSRSLSAIMSEVQTRLPN; this is encoded by the coding sequence ATGTCCAAACATTATGTGATTGTAGGCAGCGGAGTGGCAGCCGTTCATGCCGCCAAGGCGATTCGTGATCAGGACCCGGATACCGAAATCTCCATCTTCGGGGAGGAAGCGCATCTTCCGTATAACCGGATTAAGCTGACCAAGGGGTTGTTCACCGATTTACACAGCGATAAAGTCTTGATCAAAAAGGAAAAGTGGTACAAGGACAACCGTATCACCGTCCACACTTCTACCCGGGTCACGCATGTCAATACGGACCGTCGGCAGGTGGAAACAGCAGATGGCAGACAGATTGCGTATCATAAGCTTCTGCTCTGCATGGGGGCAAGAAACCGTGCGCTCCCTGTAGAAGGGGCGGAGCTGAAGAACGTCCATACCCTCCGCGATTTACAAGATGCCGACCGGCTGAAAGCCAGCCTCGAAAGCGGCAACCGTATCGTTGTTATCGGCGGTGGGGTGCAGGGGCTGGAAACCGCATGGGCCTTACATGAAGCCGGATACGAAGTGACTGTTGTTGAAGCGGCTCCACGGTTAATGATCAGACAACTGGATGAAACCTCATCACAGATGCTTAAAGAAACCCTGGAGCAGGCTGGGGTAAAAGTCATTCTTCATTCCGGCGTAACCTCGATCACGGGAGAAGAGGCCGTCACTGGAGTTACACTTGACGATGAAACTACAGTTGCCTGTGATCATGTGGTTTACTCGATTGGCATCGTACCGAACACAACACTTGTGAAGGATACGCCGATTGATACCCGCTCAGGTATTATCGTTAACCCCAATATGGAGACCAGCGCTCCGCATGTATATGCTGCCGGGGATATCGCCGAAATGAATGGACAGGTTGAAGGCTTGTGGGGAGGAGCTATGGAGCAAGGGCGGGTCGCCGGCAACAATATGGCAGCGAGTGAGCCTGCCGCTTACCGCAAGGCCGTTCCGGTTACTTTCTTCAATGCGTTTGGAATATCGCTTTTTTCCATTGGAATGACCGTTGAATCACAGTGCGACCTGAGTGTATCCGCGCAAGAGAACGGCATTTACACACAGATATTTGTGAAAGATCACACAATAACCGGTGCTATTTCCTGGGAAGGTGCCGCTGCATCACTGGTATATAAATCTGCAATTGAGACGGGCTGCAGCCTGGAAGGCATTGATCTTTCACGCAGTCTCTCAGCGATCATGTCGGAAGTTCAAACGAGATTGCCCAACTAA
- a CDS encoding RrF2 family transcriptional regulator, with product MRLTLYTDFSLRVLMYLGTKEQSELSTIQDISNAYHISKNHLMKVSHELGQAGYIETVRGRGGGIRLAKAPELINIGEVVRRMEDDFHLVECFDPSGNNCPISPACGLKGVLGRALAAYLQVLSEYTLQDLLLNKHDLQAIFQRESSNDYTDGSSSSSLSSSRL from the coding sequence ATGAGACTAACCCTGTACACAGATTTCTCTTTGCGGGTCCTCATGTATCTCGGGACGAAGGAGCAGAGTGAGCTGTCAACCATACAAGACATTTCAAACGCCTATCATATCTCCAAAAATCATTTGATGAAGGTATCCCATGAACTTGGGCAAGCAGGGTATATTGAAACGGTAAGAGGCAGAGGAGGGGGAATCCGGCTGGCCAAGGCGCCTGAGCTGATTAACATTGGAGAAGTTGTGCGCCGGATGGAAGATGATTTTCATCTGGTAGAATGCTTTGACCCTTCCGGCAACAACTGTCCGATCTCTCCGGCGTGCGGATTAAAGGGAGTGCTTGGCAGAGCATTGGCTGCTTATTTGCAGGTGCTCAGTGAATATACGTTACAGGATTTATTGCTGAATAAGCATGATCTGCAGGCTATTTTTCAAAGAGAATCAAGTAACGATTATACTGACGGCTCCTCCAGCAGCAGCCTTTCCTCATCCCGGCTATGA
- a CDS encoding MmcQ/YjbR family DNA-binding protein, which produces MKQNIIDFCLEKKGAVPTHPFGPDWLVIKVEGKMFALIFENIASQPVINLKCDPVIAANLREQYDNVRPGYHMNKKHWNSITLDGSVPEQDIFLMIGHSYDLVVKKLPKSLRESIAESS; this is translated from the coding sequence ATGAAACAAAACATAATAGACTTTTGCCTGGAAAAGAAGGGAGCGGTCCCAACGCATCCCTTCGGACCGGATTGGCTGGTGATCAAGGTCGAAGGGAAAATGTTCGCACTTATTTTTGAGAATATAGCCAGCCAACCGGTTATCAATCTAAAATGCGATCCTGTAATTGCGGCAAATTTGCGGGAGCAATATGATAATGTGCGGCCAGGGTACCATATGAACAAAAAACACTGGAATTCTATCACACTGGATGGTTCCGTGCCGGAGCAGGATATTTTTTTGATGATCGGTCATTCGTATGATTTGGTAGTCAAAAAGCTTCCAAAAAGCCTCCGTGAATCCATTGCGGAGAGCAGTTAA
- a CDS encoding FprA family A-type flavoprotein gives MNTEYKIAQDTYWVGKIDNREVPFHRLILAKGTTYNSYLLKTGKPTVIDTVDMEFGREYAERLSQFMDPMDIEYIVINHTEPDHSGGLAALASRAVNATIVCTAIAVPELQEMYKLQSRNFLIVKDGDTLDIGGKTLLFKETPYLHTAETMITYCVEDKILFPCDIFSTHVAVEKLFSDEAGFDITEDFKGYYSAIIHPHRRYVRTLIEAVQDLDIEMIAPSHGFLIRENVRKYIDLYDVLSRETTEGKKAAIVYTTLKNNTKKMANILQDCLKENHIGTEVWDADKSSAAEILSSIASADAVFVGSSTRYADMIGNLEPILQEMKNMNLEGKLAAAFGSYGWSGEAIEVIQDYLNATNMTVQSTSEVIKSTGMIHVEFPIRVRFSPKDAEKVQKIKNAAEFVSDLLLSAY, from the coding sequence ATGAACACAGAATATAAGATTGCACAAGATACGTATTGGGTCGGTAAAATTGACAACCGTGAAGTCCCGTTTCATCGTCTGATTCTGGCGAAGGGAACAACCTATAATTCCTACCTGCTGAAAACCGGCAAACCGACCGTGATTGACACCGTGGATATGGAATTTGGACGTGAGTATGCGGAGCGGCTCAGCCAGTTCATGGATCCCATGGATATTGAATATATCGTCATCAACCATACTGAGCCTGACCATTCCGGGGGATTGGCTGCGCTGGCTTCACGGGCAGTGAACGCCACCATTGTCTGCACCGCGATTGCAGTGCCGGAACTGCAGGAAATGTACAAGCTCCAAAGCCGGAATTTTCTCATTGTAAAAGACGGGGATACGCTGGATATCGGTGGTAAAACGCTGCTGTTCAAAGAGACACCATATCTTCATACCGCTGAGACGATGATCACCTATTGTGTGGAAGATAAAATCCTCTTCCCTTGCGATATCTTCAGCACCCATGTTGCGGTGGAGAAGCTGTTCAGCGATGAAGCCGGCTTTGACATTACGGAGGATTTCAAGGGGTATTACAGTGCGATCATTCACCCTCACCGCAGATATGTCAGAACGCTGATCGAAGCCGTCCAAGATCTGGATATTGAGATGATCGCACCTTCCCACGGGTTCCTGATCCGCGAGAATGTCCGGAAATATATTGATCTCTACGATGTCCTCAGCCGTGAAACGACTGAAGGCAAAAAAGCGGCAATTGTCTATACCACGCTCAAGAACAATACCAAAAAAATGGCGAACATCCTCCAGGATTGCCTGAAGGAAAATCATATCGGGACCGAGGTATGGGATGCTGACAAGAGCAGCGCAGCGGAAATTCTGAGCAGCATCGCTTCAGCCGATGCCGTATTTGTCGGAAGCTCCACCAGATATGCGGATATGATCGGCAACCTGGAGCCTATTCTGCAGGAAATGAAAAATATGAATCTGGAAGGCAAACTCGCCGCTGCTTTTGGTTCCTACGGATGGAGCGGGGAAGCCATAGAGGTCATTCAGGATTACCTGAACGCTACCAACATGACGGTACAGAGTACATCCGAAGTCATCAAATCAACAGGGATGATCCATGTGGAATTTCCGATCCGGGTGCGTTTCTCACCGAAGGATGCCGAGAAAGTTCAAAAAATTAAAAATGCTGCGGAATTTGTTTCGGATCTGCTGCTCAGCGCTTACTAA
- the rd gene encoding rubredoxin, whose product MKKYVCEPCGYIYDPALGDPDEDVAPGTAFEDLPEDWVCPVCGEDTSHFSPIS is encoded by the coding sequence ATGAAAAAATATGTATGTGAACCCTGCGGTTATATTTATGATCCTGCGCTTGGCGACCCCGATGAGGATGTGGCACCGGGCACTGCTTTTGAAGATTTGCCGGAGGATTGGGTCTGCCCGGTCTGCGGAGAAGACACCAGCCATTTTTCACCCATTTCTTAA
- the tnpA gene encoding IS200/IS605 family transposase has protein sequence MANKSYSLAHTKWMCKYHIVFTPKYRRKEIYNQVRKDLIEIFKRLCKYKGVDIIEGHMMPDHVHMLVAIPPKISVSSFMGYLKGKSSLMIFEKHASLKYKYGNRKFWAEGYYVSTVGLNEATVAKYIREQEAHDQAIDKLSVKEYEDPFSRNSSKKK, from the coding sequence ATGGCAAACAAGAGCTACAGTTTGGCTCACACAAAGTGGATGTGCAAATACCACATTGTATTCACCCCGAAGTATAGACGGAAAGAGATCTATAATCAAGTGAGAAAAGACTTGATCGAAATCTTCAAACGTTTATGTAAATACAAGGGAGTTGATATTATCGAAGGTCACATGATGCCAGATCATGTACATATGCTCGTAGCGATCCCACCCAAAATCTCAGTATCCTCGTTTATGGGCTATCTGAAGGGGAAGAGCTCCCTGATGATATTTGAGAAGCATGCCAGCTTAAAGTATAAGTATGGCAATCGCAAATTTTGGGCGGAGGGATACTACGTCAGCACGGTAGGCCTAAATGAAGCCACAGTAGCAAAATATATACGTGAACAAGAAGCACATGACCAAGCGATTGATAAATTGAGTGTGAAAGAATACGAAGACCCGTTCAGTAGAAACAGTAGCAAGAAGAAGTAA
- a CDS encoding helix-turn-helix transcriptional regulator — protein MNKTERQLAITLELQRSKMHRAEDLAAQFETSVRTIYRDIQALSEAGVPIIGAPGQGYSLMEGYFLPPVGFTAEEAVALLMGTDFIEQRLDAEYGSVSKSARRKIEAVLPEPVRAESARVRDTMRLLHAGEPVTGRKEKDYLGQIRRAILERHRLSFTYLKKMPEADGSRKSSREADPYGLALVQGNWTLVARCGLRQDIRHFRLSRMTELAVLEERFSIPAGFNLSRYRPPDDRNLHVVVRVNLNIADKMIETVNYYLETTEEREDGLLVTFRIRQLEELLPYILSWGGEAEVLEPVSLRRRVREEAEKMFKRY, from the coding sequence ATGAACAAAACCGAACGGCAGCTTGCCATTACGCTTGAGCTTCAGCGGAGCAAGATGCACAGAGCGGAAGATTTGGCCGCTCAATTCGAGACTAGCGTGCGGACGATCTACCGCGATATCCAGGCCCTGAGCGAAGCGGGAGTTCCGATTATAGGAGCTCCCGGGCAGGGATATTCGTTGATGGAAGGGTATTTCCTGCCGCCGGTAGGCTTCACGGCCGAAGAAGCAGTAGCCCTGCTGATGGGCACGGATTTCATTGAACAAAGGCTGGATGCGGAATACGGCAGCGTGTCAAAGTCTGCCAGGCGCAAAATAGAAGCGGTTCTGCCGGAGCCGGTACGTGCCGAATCGGCACGCGTACGGGATACAATGCGGCTTCTTCATGCGGGAGAACCGGTAACCGGCCGGAAGGAAAAGGACTATCTCGGACAAATCCGGCGCGCGATCCTGGAACGGCACAGGTTAAGCTTCACCTATCTGAAAAAAATGCCGGAAGCGGACGGCAGCCGCAAGAGCAGCCGTGAGGCTGACCCCTATGGCCTGGCGCTCGTCCAGGGGAACTGGACGCTGGTCGCCCGCTGCGGTCTCCGGCAGGATATCCGCCATTTCCGGTTGTCGCGGATGACAGAGCTTGCGGTGCTGGAAGAGCGCTTTTCCATTCCGGCCGGATTTAACCTGAGCCGTTATCGTCCGCCCGACGACCGCAACTTACACGTAGTGGTTCGGGTGAATCTGAATATTGCCGACAAAATGATTGAGACCGTTAATTATTATCTGGAGACTACTGAAGAGCGGGAGGATGGTCTTCTGGTTACTTTTCGCATAAGGCAGCTGGAGGAGCTGCTGCCTTATATCCTCTCATGGGGCGGAGAGGCCGAAGTGCTGGAACCGGTGTCTCTCCGCCGCCGGGTCCGGGAAGAGGCGGAAAAGATGTTCAAACGGTACTGA